One window of Bos indicus isolate NIAB-ARS_2022 breed Sahiwal x Tharparkar chromosome 18, NIAB-ARS_B.indTharparkar_mat_pri_1.0, whole genome shotgun sequence genomic DNA carries:
- the PPM1N gene encoding probable protein phosphatase 1N isoform X2 codes for MAALARLLERLLWPARKEEEAEEEEEGCRSPNRPQSLLDAPRCAQRPHGGAAAAWGLRFGASAVQGWRAHMEDAHCACLALPGLPPGWAFFAVLDGHGGARAALFGARHLKGQVLEALGPEPSEPQGVCEALRRAFLSADARLRALWPRGEPGGSTAVALLVSPRFLYLAHCGDSRAVLSRAGAVAFSTEDHRPLRPRERERIHDAGGTISRRRLEGSLAVSRALGDFAYKEAPGRPPEQQLVSAEPEVTALARQAEDEFMLLASDGVWDAMSGSALVGLVASRLCLGLAPELLCAQLLDTCLCKGSLDNMTCLLVCFPGAPRPCEEAIRKEVLLDAALGRRVAEPPSLNTVFRTLASEDIPDLPPGGGLYCKATVIAEAYSQFCQASRQRCMKGQKGAEEPTGALSVSALHLEA; via the exons ATGGCGGCCCTTGCCCGCCTGCTGGAACGTCTCCTTTGGCCAGCCCGCAAGGAAGAGGAGgcggaggaagaagaggagggatgCAGGTCTCCCAACCGGCCTCAGTCCCTCCTAGACGCGCCGCGTTGCGCCCAGCGGCCGCACGGGGGTGCGGCGGCGGCGTGGGGTCTGCGCTTCGGGGCTAGCGCAGTGCAGGGCTGGCGCGCACACATGGAGGATGCTCATTGCGCTTGCCTTGCGCTACCTGGGCTGCCCCCGGGCTGGGCTTTCTTCGCAGTCCTCGACGGCCACGGCGGGGCAAGAGCCGCCCTCTTCGGCGCGCGCCACCTGAAGGGCCAAGTACTTGAGGCTCTAGGCCCGGAGCCCAGCGAGCCCCAGGGAGTGTGCGAAGCACTGCGCCGCGCCTTTCTGAGCGCAGACGCGCGCCTGCGTGCTCTCTGGCCCCGCGGCGAGCCGGGGGGCTCCACCGCTGTGGCGTTACTGGTTTCCCCGCGCTTTCTGTACCTGGCGCACTGCGGTGACTCTCGCGCGGTGCTAAGTCGCGCCGGCGCCGTGGCCTTCAGCACCGAGGACCATCGGCCCCTCCGTCCCCGAGAACGTGAACGCATCCATGACGCGGGTGGCACCATCAGCCGTCGGCGCCTCGAGGGCTCTTTGGCAGTGTCCAGAGCCCTGGGAGACTTTGCCTACAAAGAGGCTCCAGGAAGGCCCCCAGAACAGCAACTCGTTTCCGCGGAGCCTGAGGTGACCGCCCTGGCACGCCAAGCGGAGGACGAGTTCATGCTCTTGGCTTCTGATGGCGTGTGGGACGCGATGTCCGGGTCTGCCCTAGTGGGACTGGTGGCATCGCGCCTCTGTTTGGGCTTGGCCCCGGAGCTTCTCTGCGCGCAGCTGTTGGACACGTGTCTTTGCAAG GGCAGCCTGGACaacatgacctgcctcctggtcTGCTTTCCGGGGGCTCCCAGACCTTGTGAGGAGGCCATCAGGAAGGAGGTACTGCTCGATGCAGCCCTGGGACGCAGAGTTGCAG AGCCCCCCAGCTTGAACACAGTTTTCAGGACTCTGGCCTCTGAGGACATCCCGGATTTACCTCCTGGGGGAGGACTCTACTGCAA GGCCACAGTCATCGCTGAAGCTTATTCTCAGTTCTGCCAGGCCTCAAGACAGCGCTGCATG AAGGGGCAGAAAGGGGCTGAGGAACCCACTGGCGCCCTTTCAGTCTCTGCCTTGCACTTGGAGGCTTAA
- the PPM1N gene encoding probable protein phosphatase 1N isoform X1, giving the protein MAALARLLERLLWPARKEEEAEEEEEGCRSPNRPQSLLDAPRCAQRPHGGAAAAWGLRFGASAVQGWRAHMEDAHCACLALPGLPPGWAFFAVLDGHGGARAALFGARHLKGQVLEALGPEPSEPQGVCEALRRAFLSADARLRALWPRGEPGGSTAVALLVSPRFLYLAHCGDSRAVLSRAGAVAFSTEDHRPLRPRERERIHDAGGTISRRRLEGSLAVSRALGDFAYKEAPGRPPEQQLVSAEPEVTALARQAEDEFMLLASDGVWDAMSGSALVGLVASRLCLGLAPELLCAQLLDTCLCKGSLDNMTCLLVCFPGAPRPCEEAIRKEVLLDAALGRRVAELCASASEPPSLNTVFRTLASEDIPDLPPGGGLYCKATVIAEAYSQFCQASRQRCMKGQKGAEEPTGALSVSALHLEA; this is encoded by the exons ATGGCGGCCCTTGCCCGCCTGCTGGAACGTCTCCTTTGGCCAGCCCGCAAGGAAGAGGAGgcggaggaagaagaggagggatgCAGGTCTCCCAACCGGCCTCAGTCCCTCCTAGACGCGCCGCGTTGCGCCCAGCGGCCGCACGGGGGTGCGGCGGCGGCGTGGGGTCTGCGCTTCGGGGCTAGCGCAGTGCAGGGCTGGCGCGCACACATGGAGGATGCTCATTGCGCTTGCCTTGCGCTACCTGGGCTGCCCCCGGGCTGGGCTTTCTTCGCAGTCCTCGACGGCCACGGCGGGGCAAGAGCCGCCCTCTTCGGCGCGCGCCACCTGAAGGGCCAAGTACTTGAGGCTCTAGGCCCGGAGCCCAGCGAGCCCCAGGGAGTGTGCGAAGCACTGCGCCGCGCCTTTCTGAGCGCAGACGCGCGCCTGCGTGCTCTCTGGCCCCGCGGCGAGCCGGGGGGCTCCACCGCTGTGGCGTTACTGGTTTCCCCGCGCTTTCTGTACCTGGCGCACTGCGGTGACTCTCGCGCGGTGCTAAGTCGCGCCGGCGCCGTGGCCTTCAGCACCGAGGACCATCGGCCCCTCCGTCCCCGAGAACGTGAACGCATCCATGACGCGGGTGGCACCATCAGCCGTCGGCGCCTCGAGGGCTCTTTGGCAGTGTCCAGAGCCCTGGGAGACTTTGCCTACAAAGAGGCTCCAGGAAGGCCCCCAGAACAGCAACTCGTTTCCGCGGAGCCTGAGGTGACCGCCCTGGCACGCCAAGCGGAGGACGAGTTCATGCTCTTGGCTTCTGATGGCGTGTGGGACGCGATGTCCGGGTCTGCCCTAGTGGGACTGGTGGCATCGCGCCTCTGTTTGGGCTTGGCCCCGGAGCTTCTCTGCGCGCAGCTGTTGGACACGTGTCTTTGCAAG GGCAGCCTGGACaacatgacctgcctcctggtcTGCTTTCCGGGGGCTCCCAGACCTTGTGAGGAGGCCATCAGGAAGGAGGTACTGCTCGATGCAGCCCTGGGACGCAGAGTTGCAG AGCTGTGTGCTTCTGCCTCAGAGCCCCCCAGCTTGAACACAGTTTTCAGGACTCTGGCCTCTGAGGACATCCCGGATTTACCTCCTGGGGGAGGACTCTACTGCAA GGCCACAGTCATCGCTGAAGCTTATTCTCAGTTCTGCCAGGCCTCAAGACAGCGCTGCATG AAGGGGCAGAAAGGGGCTGAGGAACCCACTGGCGCCCTTTCAGTCTCTGCCTTGCACTTGGAGGCTTAA